The following proteins come from a genomic window of Sorex araneus isolate mSorAra2 chromosome 1, mSorAra2.pri, whole genome shotgun sequence:
- the C1H8orf74 gene encoding uncharacterized protein C8orf74 homolog codes for MALLTPQGVKEIFQLEKPEGREHLRRLLQWEAPREQEEARADILLDLLYDSIIFAVGKGFPWTQVPMVVRFTEELLRETRGHPITEALTLLGKKLQDYQGQFGTSHLLALCDYAHNTYIRHYNLYQYVLSQAQDVNLSVEQVEVCAPPQPLALAQGTELAMWQHEQRLAELALAELQKRADVLVQQEMLKLEKEQLLRKIFSGELAQHPGQRLCSEDLKTLVSEAIHVQVEHLKQLLEQEIQVTFEILDLRLQKKILSLNEPVPSLLLIPSQHSPDLPLKLSRAPKRGKQNKGKK; via the exons ATGGCACTCCTGACACCCCAGGGTGTGAAAGAAATCTTTCAACTTGAG aagCCGGAAGGGCGGGAGCACCTGCGCAGGCTGCTGCAGTGGGAGGCGCCCCGCGAGCAGGAGGAGGCACGCGCGGACATCCTGCTTGACCTCCTCTACGACAGCATCATCTTCGCCGTGGGCAAGGGCTTCCCGTGGACGCAGGTGCCCATGGTCGTCAGGTTCACTGAAGAGCTGCTCAGGGAAACCAGAG GCCACCCCATCACCGAGGCTCTGACGCTTCTGGGGAAGAAGCTCCAGGACTACCAAGGCCAGTTCGGCACGAGCCACCTGCTGGCCCTGTGCGATTACGCCCACAACACTTACATCCGCCACTACAATCTCTACCAGTACGTCCTGAGCCAGGCCCAGGATGTGAACCTGAGCGTGGAGCAGGTGGAGGTGTGCGCgccgccccagcccctggccctggcgCAGGGCACCGAGCTAGCCATGTGGCAGCACGAGCAGCGCCTGGCCGAGCTGGCGCTAGCCGAGCTGCAGAAGCGGGCAGACGTGCTGGTGCAGCAGGAGATGCTGAAGCTGGAGAAGGAGCAGCTGCTGCGGAAGATCTTCTCCGGGGAACTGGCGCAGCACCCGGGCCAGCGGCTCTGCTCAGAG gACCTCAAGACCCTGGTCAGCGAGGCCATTCACGTGCAGGTAGAGCATCTGAAGCAGCTTCTGGAGCAGGAGATCCAGGTCACCTTCGAGATCCTGGACCTGAGGCTGCAGAAGAAAATCCTGAGTCTCAACGAGCCCGTGCCCAGCCTGCTCCTAATCCCCAGCCAGCACAGCCCCGACCTGCCTCTGAAGCTGAGCAGAGCCCCAAAGCGGGGCAAGCAGAACAAAGGCAAGAAGTAG